GGGCGCTGTCGGTCGTACCGTCCCCCTGGGGGCTCAGTATATCTACAACATCAATTACTTTTCgggcttcttcgtctccgcCGTGATGTACTATATCCTCACCCGCATCTTTCCTTTGCCTGCATCCAGCGACAGATGGAACGAGGTGGACTCCGACGATGAGGTGTCTTATGGACAGGAAGTGGACGCGGATGACGTGCACACGCCAGGGAAAGTGCGCTCGCTGGATAAGGACTCGGATTGGGATCGGAAAGGAGCCAAGATTGCCTCGGGGGCAATGGTTTGATCAAATTTCTCTTCTTGATTTTGATGATATCTCACACTTTTAAGTCTCGATCTACTCATGATGACGACTTGTTTTGAAGGACTCAATCACGTATTCCGCGTGCGATCTAGTTTCGCTCTCCAGGCTCTTCATAAAAAGAAGTTCGTAAAAGAAGGACAGCGATTTTAGTGAATAACAACATCAACTTGTGGACGTGATATTGTCTCAGGCTGGAAATTACCGGAAGCGCCATCGGAGGGACCATTAACTTGAGACGATAACAAGGATTGGCACACCATTGCACCTGGAAAGCAGGTTCATTGGCTGAGATGCTCTTGAAGTAGCGTCCCTCCGTTGCGCCTGTGAGGAACTGCTTTTTTCGGGTCGTTTCTGTGGCAGGCATATTTCGAGAGAAGTCCTACACCTACACTACAGTAGAGCACGAGCCAGCGGATGATGGGGGACAGGCCGGGTGATCAGCGCCTTGGGCCGGTTGATGGTCGATGTGTTTGTTTTGCGACAACTCGGAGTCCGGGATATGGTTACATTGAACTGCAGGATGGCGGATGAGCGACAGGGGATAACGGATGCTATTAATGTCTCCCAATCCAGTCAATGCACAGACCTGGTGGGGTTTCAAGGTGTTCTGATGCATAACTTATAACTAACCGGATTACAAAAGTCGGACCTTGTCACCTCTTCTCATCCCGATGGCACTCCGGCAGTGATTTGTCTGCTGAGCGCACGTCGATTCCCAGAGACATCATGTCTTTGGCTATAATTCTGTTCGCACTCACGCTGGCAGCGTTCATAGCCCGTGTTGTTTATCGCTGTTACTTTCACCCTCTCGCTCGCTATCCTGGGCCGTGGTTTGCCCACATCTCTAATGCCTGGTTCGTTCACATTTGATCCTCAGCTTGAATAAATACCTAGAGCTAACTCAATCAGGAGACTCGTTGCCTTCTTCAGTGGCCAGCATCACCTAATGGAACAGCGTCTACACGCCAGATACGGTCGTGTGGTACGAGTTGCACCCAATTGGCTATCATTCTCCACCCTGGAAGATTTCGAGGCCATCTATGGCTTCAACAAGGCCATCGAGAAGGACGAGTTCTATGACTTTGGTCGCGACCGGGGCAGCCGGCCCGAAAGCATCTTCGCTGCAAAGACAGAGACCAGTCACCGagtcaagaagaagaaggtggtCAGTCCAGCTTTGACGAGTACCAGGATTACTTCATACAAGCCTATCATCGATAAGCACGTGGGAATTCTGTTGACACGGCTGCCGTCACAGTCGAAGGGTCCACTGCCAGAGGCAAAGAATAATGGTACTACTGCGGTGAATATGGCGCCAATTGTGCATCAATGCACTCTGGACGCAATGCTTGAGTTGGTCTTCGGCCCCAGGCTATCGGAACACCCGTATAGTGATACCCCTGCTGGCGAAGGGGTATGTTCAAACCTGCGCATCATGACCAAAATGGCCTGGAGTTTCTCACTTTGGCCGGCCTTTGGGTGGCTCATGAACACACGTCCTGTTAATGCAATGTTACGTCGACCGACTTACAGCAAGCAAGGTGAACTCACTGGTATGGCCGGCCTCATGGGCGTAGCCATGCCGAGACTCCTGCGGAACCCGCAACAAGTGGTTGCGTCTTCCCAGCCCAGTATCGTCAAGGGCTGGCTAGAAGTCCCTCCGGACGATGCGACCCGTATGACTCCAGCCGAAGTCGCGTCGGAGGCGTCCAACTTGATCATAGCAGGACCAGGAAGCACAGCGGCTGCTCTGACAGCAGTTATATTCTATCTGGGCACGAAAGACGGTCAAGGTTGGCAGGAAAGAATTCGAGAGCAAATTCGCGCTTCCCAGAGCCATGATTTAGGGCCATCATCGCTGGAACTCCAGGCGGTGATTAAAGAAACATTGAGACTAAGCGCCCCATTCCCGACTGCTTTCCCCCGAGTGATTAGGCCTGGCGCTGAGATGGCCATACCTAGCCTTGCCGCTCCGCTGCCTGTCGGAACCACGGTCTCTGCGAATACATTTGTGCTCGGTCGGTCGCGAGAACTCTGGGGCAATGACGCTGATAGATGGGAACCACGGCGCTGGCTGGGGAGTGAGCAACACCGTCGAGAGATGGAGACCAAATTTGTAGCATTCAGCAAAGGCTCGCGGAGCTGTATCGGACGCGAGTTggccttgcttcttcttgcgcagGCAGTGATTGGGATCGTCCAGCAATGGAAATTCCGCAGTAGGGGGCAGTTGCAAGGCAAAAGCTTCCTTGAGATGCAGTATGACGAGTGCTGGATTAAATTCGAGCCGTTGGACCTGTCGTTGAGCGCATGAAGCATAGCTCGGCTTGATATCCTGGTAGCTTAAAATCACACTTTCATCCGTTGCTGCGCCTTATTCGTCAACATGCAGGCCATGAGTCACAAATGGAGCCAAATATGACTCAAAATGTAGTCCTATTCATTGTCTGCCTGAGGGAAGCGACCGTTGATTGCGACCAGCTGCAAGACATGCTGGGCTAATCTGTTTTGTGACCCCGACAGAGCCTGATCTGCgccaccatctcctccatctccactGTTTTGTTTACCCTTAAGATTTTACTCTTGTCACACTAGACATAAATACTACTTCcagcatctctttctttcatcttctgtctctccatCACCcagtctctctctctctctctctcccccccccccccccgctAGCATCCTCAGGACGACTGTGCTGTGTTCTGTCGTTAAAGGCCACACTCCTGTGTACCATAGCTCACTATTCTTCGTTGAAAGTGAAAACGATCCATGAATCCCTGAGACTGCATCATCGGGGAACTGAAACTTCAGCTATTTCATCACCTCAAAATGTCATCCAGCAGCGCCCTTCCCCAAACCCTCAAATCCATCACTGCCACCAAAATCAAAGAACTTGCCAAACAGCGCAAGCGCTTTGAAGAACGCAAAGACAAGATCTTTAAAGACGCGCGGGACGCCCCCGATTTGCGTTCTAGAGTCCAGGTCCTTCTCGAGGGAGTCACCAAGCTCAATGGTGACCCAAACGACGCCTTCGATAAGGAGGATCTCGACGtggaggatgctgaggagCAGACAGCCAGAGTCGCAGATTGCTCTGACCGCGCCACATACACCAACATTCgccgcttcctcctccagagtCAGTATGAcccttctgtttctgagAATAGCTTGAGAGACTGGATCGCGCAGCTAGAGGAGGAGCTGCGGTCGCTCGAGCTGAAGCATAAGCATGCCGCGTTCTACAGTGATCTGGTGACGGAATGGCTGGAGACTTTGGAGGCGGAGCAGAGTGCCAGCAAAGAGTTTGAGTCGGTGGGACGCGCGGAGATGCAAGAGCAGCGTGCGACATGGGAGTCATTGGTTTTCTCGACGACGGACGTAAATGTCGATGCGATCCGTGCGTACCTTGATGGCCTATTCAACACCACGCCCTTGACCCAGCAGGCGCTCAAGGAGCTCCGGGAGAGGGTCAAGTCGTTTGGGACCGAATTCGCTGCGAAAAAGGAGTGGTTCAGCGTCGCCGACCTCGAGTGGGTCTCCAAGTCGCTACTGAAAACTGACCTGCTcaccaaggagaagatgggtaTCCTGAGGGAGTTTATGCGCAACAAGGCAGTAGCCCAAGAGGTGGCAGATGTGTTAAATATGCGTCTGGCTGCGCTGGACAGCTGGCATTGGCCTGAGGGGGGGATACCAGTTGAGATGCGTCGTCAGCTCAACGGCAAGTACCGAGTATTCATGGACGAGGATCTACTGGATAGTCTTCTCTTCCAATACCTGGGGCTCAAATGGTCCGTGACGTTCAAGAATGCCTTCAAGGCTTTTTTCAGGACTCGCGCTTGGCAATCTCCGCGCCAGCAGATCTCCAAAGAAGAGCGGGAACGGCGCAGGTATTTTCTGGGCTCGACTGGTCGTGGCGGCTGCGTGAATGACTACAGACGGCAGATGTACGAGACACAATACTTTATGACCCAGCTGCCGTCGTCCGTGGAAGCAGGTGTTCCAGAGTACGGTGATGAAGCGAACAGTGACAATATCACTGACGGGGAAAAGCGCAAGAACCACCTGGAAACCAAGCACGCGCTGCTTCACCTTCTGATCACAGAGTCGATCATCCACACCACACTATACGGCCAATTTACGGCCATCTGTTCCGATTTCAAGTGGTTTGGCTCGTCACTGTCACACGCGACCGTTCTGGCGGTACTGGAGTACTTTGGAGTGCCCCAGAACTGGCTCCATTTTTTCACGGTTTTCCTCGAAGCGCCACTCAAATTCACGCAGGACGGAGAGAACGCCGCGGTGCAGGTTCGCAGGCGGGGAGCTCCCATAAGTCACACGCTATCGGACTGCTTTAGCGAAACGGTCCTCTTCTGCATGGACTATGCGGTGAACCAAAGCACGGAGGGCGCCTACTTGTACCGTCTGCATGACGACTTTTGGTTCTGGGGTCGCGAGCAGACCTGCGTCAAAGCTTGGGGCGCCATGACCAAATTCGCCAAGGTCATGGGTCTTGAGTTCAACGAGGAAAAGACAGGAACAGTCCGACTGACAAAGCCAAACCCCCGTCAGGGCAGCCCAGTTCCAGCCGAATCAGAGCATTCATCCTCGCTACCGACCGGGGACATCCGCTGGGGCTTTCTGAAGCTCGACCCGCAGGAAGGCCGCTTCATTATCGACCAGTCGCGGGTGGACGGCCACATTGCCGAACTCGGCCACCAGCTCGCCGCGTGCAAGAGCATCTTCGCCTGGGTACAGGCCTGGAACAGCTACTTTGCGCGATTCTTCACCAACAACTTCGGCAAACCCGCCATGTGCTTTGGCCGGGGCCACATCGACATGGCCATCTCGACCCTCAGCCGCATCGAGCGGACCCTATTCCCCGACGGTGTCACCTCACACCTGCGACAGATGATCGCGGACCGGTTCGGCGTCCGCGATCTTCCCGACGGCTTCTTCTACTTCCCCGTCGACCTTGGTggcctgcagctgctgaatCCGTACATTCCGCTTCTGGGAATGCGCGAGGACATCAAGCAGACGCCGCAGCGCCGGCTCCAGAAAGCGTTCctggaggacgaggatgcctGGCATGCGGCCAAGGAGCGATTCGAGAAGGACGGGCCCTGCAGCGCGGCGCAGATTGACTTcggcgatgatgacagcCCGGCCACGTTCATGTCATTGGACGAGTTTATGCGATATCCAGAGTCTTCCAGCCAGGCTTTGCTGCAGGCGTATAAGGATCTGATCCGCATCCCAGAGGAGGTCAGTGTCAGCCAGACGGCCGGGTTTCGGAGTAGCGTCATGTCACTGAGGAAGACGGGATCGGGCGACGGTCGGGGAATCACGGAATCGTGGTTGACGATGACACCGTACTGGCGCTGGACGGCCGAAGTGTATCACGAGGAGATGGTCAGGAAGTTCGGAGGTCTGGCGGCTGTCAACAGGGAGTTCATGCCTTTGGGGGTTGTCGAGACGCTGAGGGAGGGCAAGTTCAGATGGCAAGGTTGATTCTGATATGTAACATAAAATAATTTGATACCTACATAATCTTTGACAACCGTTTTATAGTCATTATCTCACGAATCATTCATATCATAGCCATAACCCAGTTCGAATAATCCCTTCACGACGTAGACGTATCCTCGAAATCCAGCAAAAGCCCCCTCATCCGCTCCTTCTCAGCCTGCCCCCCAAAAATCACATCCACCGACTCGCGGCACAAGGCAAGCAGCTCTGCTCTACCGAGATCAAAGTGCTCCGCCGCCAGGAGATACTCATTCGAGACAGggctgcagaagaagcccATATCATCCGTCTGTACCTCAGCAAGTCAGCAACCTAACCTTCACCAGAGCACATGGCggaaataaaataaaataaaataaaaaaggGCGAGGAAACATACACACAACACAACTGGACAATCCACATGCCTCCAATACCCAAAATGATGCGCGGGGAACCCCCCATCGATCATCTCCGCATGCACATTACACGACATGCACAGCTCGAGCCCCAGGCGCCGGCGCGCAATCTCGCGCTTGAAGTCCTCCGACACATGGATGACATGGCCCAGACGGTCCGGCCGGAACGATAACAGCGTGCTTAATTCCCGCTCCGAGCCGGAGGCCTCCGTCTCGGCGAAGTGCACGGTGATGCCTAGGCCGTGGGCCTTGGCTTTGGCGAGGGCGGGACCGTACAGCGCGACGTCGCCTTTCGTGGGGTTGCCGCAGATATCGACGCCGACGACGCGGGGGCGGTGCGCAATGGCCAGGTCGACGATGGAGAGGGCGTCGGCGGCGGTGTCGTTGCCGCGGtcgatggcgaggatgaggtaGACTGAGATTTGGGAGGAGTGAGCCGACAAAAACGTTTCGATGGTGGTGAGGACGGTGGTGAGGTATTCTGTTCGGGTGAAGGCGAGGGTGGGCGAGGCGCGGGGGATGGTGCGGAGTTCGAGGTAGCGGACGCCGTCGGCGAGGAAGTCTTGTAggacggaggaggtggcgTAGGCGAGGCTGTCGAGGTCGTTGCAGAGTTGGTAgatggatttggagaagacggagaagaagctATGCATCTTAGTGGGtggttctggttcttccGGTTGTCAGGTTTTTGGAGTACGTCTGCAGAGAGTAATCGACTTTTCCTGGTGGCATGACTACCAGGGGATCTTCGACGTCAAAGTCGGGATGTTgggctttcttcttcagccagatCTCATGGAGACATTGGCGGCTGATGCTGCCGCTCAGATGAGCGTGGACCTGGAACTCGTTAGACTCTGGCAGATGTGTTGAGAAAACTACTACAATACCTCGACCTTGGGTAGCGCCTTGGTGAATGCGGCATCTACGGGCTTTGAAACATCCATTGTATTGCTTGTTATCCTTCTGCGTTATCTCCAGTCGCTACGGACGAGGAAGCCGGGTGGTTCAAGAAGGATGAAGGAGCTACAAGGAAGTTGCCGTGGCGAAGATGGCGGTGACTCCTCACAGGTTCCTCACGGATATCTGCACAGTGAGGATGAACAACAATTTTGCCTCTACCTTACTTTTGTAGTATGGGTATGAGACAACACCCATACTCTCAGGACTATGCATCTCACCACTACCGCTAGCAATAGTCAAGTCTCTGAACTACTTGGAAGACCTCTTTATAGAAGTATGTTAGAATATTTCTGAAAAGGTCTCGTATCACTCTACTCTGCCAACAGTCTCCTATCTGGAGAGGAATGAAGTGAAGACATGATGCTACTCTGCTATGTATACTGCAGTCGACTCGTCATCGTCTACAAGTATATAGTCCCGAACTCTCTCCAACGGATAATTCCCTTTGCCCTCATATTCCATCGTTAGTATCCATAGCGCCGCGAAATTTAGGAGAGACCGTGAAGGGCGAGTAGAGTCATCTCTGCGGTCAATTCTGTGGACCTGAAGCGACCATTGGTTTCAACGCGGCCGATAAAGACAGGACGCGTATGTTCTTGCGTCGCCTGGAAGATAAGGTACGTGGCCAGGCCAAATGTTCGAAAAACCATATTGCCTGACAGCGGAATATGCGACAGCCTTGGAGTATAGCTATAATTATACTCTTTCATCCCGCACATATCCACGGTGTATTTCTCAAACTGGTGCCGCGTTGTGGGGTTGCATCAAAGTCAATTGCGCGAATCTAGTCAAACAATAGGCACCAAGGTAGCTCACGCTGGACAATACCTGCTCTTGTCTCAGCATGTCAAGGGGAGTATGGCCATCAGCCGTCCCAGCTGGTCAGCTTCCCCGTCATTAAGAGGGGTCTTTATGTCACACTTGTTTCTAGAAAGCAGGGCCCTTGCGCATGCGAGGGACCTTCCTCAGCGAGGAGCTGAATCAGTGTAAATCCTGGTACAGTCAGATGACGTTCGGATGCAATAAATGGCAAGCTAGCAGCCTAATGCGGGGACTGGCTAATCCCGTCGATATTAATGGCAACGATAGTATCACGGAATCTCTGAACCCGCCAGTACCTGTTTCGGTTAAATTGGCCGCGGTAATTCAGACGATGGCTCGAATGAAAagtggagaaggaaggaaggCGGACGCCGGAAGGTCGTGGAAGAAGATTTTCAAGAAATGAAACCTTGATCAGGTGTAACCTTGCTCTTCAAGCTGACACCAGGCTACAAGTCTTAGCCGCCTGTCGTATGTATGCATCTGTGGACTTGCACAACGGCGTCTTGTATACTCTGACATGGATATCACTAAACAACCAGTGCGCCCATGCCACGACAGGGAACAGGGTGGGGGCATGGGGCACGGGGACACAGTAGCACGAGCAGAAATTTTACAATCCCTCTTCAAATCAACCGTATAAGCTCATGCGTTTTGGCAAGAGACTCATTGCGATGCAGATTGTTTCGGCGTGGGATGCACCAAGTCCCGCACTGAAATTCGAGGACATGGTTCCCCATTGGGTTTCCTTCGCTCTCGCTAAGCACGTTTCTGAAAAGCCTAGGATCTTTAGTAGTATTGGTGCTTTAGAAAGGCGGGGTCGCCAACTGTTGTTCTTCGTGTCTCAGATTCTCTTCCCGTTTGGAGTATGGACGCAGATATTGCTTCAGGGATTGTTGCCGAGGGGAAGGTATAAATCTGGCTGCCTTCCAGGATGCAATATGCACTGCCTCAAGTCGTCAAGCGAGCCGAATGAGGTTTACAATGTCTCCATCAATTCCTCGAGGATGTCGAAGAATTCTGGAAACGCACCTAGGACAGAAAGTGATTGGATAAATAGTTTCAGATCCCAAGCAAGTGAGGCTATTTTTAGCCGAAGATCTGGTGCGTGGAGAGGTGGGTTTTAACGGTACAGATAAGAAGAGGGGATTTGCTGCTGTGTGCTTCAAATCAGTAGTTTAATTGGCAATGTGTCACTTGGTCAGTCAATAGTGCTTCCTCATAACCAGCATTTGGCCCTTTACTACTCTGTAAGTCCGCCATGAAAATAGTATTGAACTCCTGGCGTATCGGGCCCAAAATTTGAGTGTATCAAGGGAAGCAACTGATGGTCTTGGGCCCTCACGATTTGTGTGTCAGACAGAGCTGAGCTCGGGAGTGGCGCCCTGTTGCCGGGGCGGACCGAAACTAACAATAAAACAACATCTGAGTGCGGACTGCGAGACgaaggaaagaggaaaagctTTTGAGTGAACTGCTGGAAGTCTCGATTATCAGTATTGACTGAGAGAAGTCGCAACTGATCATTGATAATGCGCTTAGGACCACTGGTGGCTGATCCGCGAAGCATGCCAGTATTAGACGATCAGGCACTCAAAGTCTCAACCCAAGTCTCCAGGAGACGGAAATACTGAAGCAGGCTGAGAAAGAGACCGAGATCAGATGGTGGATCTCAATGATCTCGATCCAACACTGCCAGCGGGTATCCcagcaagaagacaat
The DNA window shown above is from Aspergillus fumigatus Af293 chromosome 1, whole genome shotgun sequence and carries:
- a CDS encoding putative adenosine deaminase, whose translation is MDVSKPVDAAFTKALPKVEVHAHLSGSISRQCLHEIWLKKKAQHPDFDVEDPLVVMPPGKVDYSLQTFFSVFSKSIYQLCNDLDSLAYATSSVLQDFLADGVRYLELRTIPRASPTLAFTRTEYLTTVLTTIETFLSAHSSQISVYLILAIDRGNDTAADALSIVDLAIAHRPRVVGVDICGNPTKGDVALYGPALAKAKAHGLGITVHFAETEASGSERELSTLLSFRPDRLGHVIHVSEDFKREIARRRLGLELCMSCNVHAEMIDGGFPAHHFGYWRHVDCPVVLCTDDMGFFCSPVSNEYLLAAEHFDLGRAELLALCRESVDVIFGGQAEKERMRGLLLDFEDTSTS
- a CDS encoding putative cytochrome P450 pisatin demethylase — protein: MSLAIILFALTLAAFIARVVYRCYFHPLARYPGPWFAHISNAWRLVAFFSGQHHLMEQRLHARYGRVVRVAPNWLSFSTLEDFEAIYGFNKAIEKDEFYDFGRDRGSRPESIFAAKTETSHRVKKKKVVSPALTSTRITSYKPIIDKHVGILLTRLPSQSKGPLPEAKNNGTTAVNMAPIVHQCTLDAMLELVFGPRLSEHPYSDTPAGEGVCSNLRIMTKMAWSFSLWPAFGWLMNTRPVNAMLRRPTYSKQGELTGMAGLMGVAMPRLLRNPQQVVASSQPSIVKGWLEVPPDDATRMTPAEVASEASNLIIAGPGSTAAALTAVIFYLGTKDGQGWQERIREQIRASQSHDLGPSSLELQAVIKETLRLSAPFPTAFPRVIRPGAEMAIPSLAAPLPVGTTVSANTFVLGRSRELWGNDADRWEPRRWLGSEQHRREMETKFVAFSKGSRSCIGRELALLLLAQAVIGIVQQWKFRSRGQLQGKSFLEMQYDECWIKFEPLDLSLSA